DNA from Deltaproteobacteria bacterium:
GCGGCAGTGCATCTCGTACCTCGTGGGAGCTTTTTGTTGGGAGCGGTACTTTCGGGCCTCACCGGAATCGTCCGAGAACTCCTCCCGGACTCTCCGCGAGCGGGTCGCTGAACCAGGCATGACCTGGTCGACTCACCGCTCCGTGCAAGGCCCCGAAATGTACGATTTACACTCTACCACAACGCCCCGAAGTACCCACCCTTGCTGGGCTTTTTTCGCATTTCGGGGGCTCCGTCCCGAAACCGGAAACGAGGTTTGAGAATCAGTTTCGAGACGACTTAACTGACCGTTAACTCGTTCCTTTTTCGGGACGTTTACTTTGCGCTCCGCTTTGCCTCGTTGGCAACGCTCCTAGAAGTCGCTGCCGTCCTGCCGGGTGCCGGGGGACGCGCCGCCCCCGCCGTGCACCACCAGGCCGGCGGAGCGATCGCCGTCGGTGCCGCGCACCAGCGAGGCGTCCTGCCCGCCCTCGGCGCCGTAGGTGATCCGATCGACCTCGGAGCCGCGCTCGTCGGCGAGGGTCAGGGTGTCGCCGGTGTTGTTCAGGCCCAGACCCCGCTCGGAGGTGAAGGCCTGCACGCCCCGGAAGTTGCCCGGCGTCCCCCCGCCGAAGATCAGGACCGCGCCCCGGGCGGGGATCACCGCGTCGGAGGGGAAGGTGAAGCGCGCGCCGTAGCCGTCGGAGAAGGTCCAGCCACCGATGCGCAGGGGCTCGGCGGTGGTGTTCACGAGCTCGACGAACTCGTCCTCGCTCGCGCTGCGGGTGCCGTCGCCGTTCCAGTCGCCGGAGAGGTCGGCCGGCGGATCGGCGCCGATCTCGTTGAGGATCACCGTGCCGCCCGAGGAGGGCTCGGGCTCGGGGGCCTCGCAGGAGAGGCCGTCGGGCACGCAGGCCTTGGTGGTCAGCCAGGAGCCCCGGGCGATGTCGTAGCACTTGTAGCCCGCGGGGCAGCCGTCGTCGGCGGTGCACTCGAAGGAGCAGACCCGCTCCTGGTCGTTGAGCTTGGCGCAGAGGTTCCCGGCGCCACCGCAGTCCGCGTCCTCCTTGCACTCGCCGCAGAGGCCCGCCGGGTTGCCGTAGGGGTGGGCGTGCGGGTTGTCGTCGATACCGTGGACTCCGTACATCGTGTGGAACCAGGAGGAGTTCGAGTCGAGGTCCGAGAGGAGCTCCCCGTACTTCTTGGCGACCTGGTTGCCCTCGGCGTCGGTGCCCAGCACCGCCCTCAGGAAGTCGGTGACCGTCGAGGCGGTGCCGGCGTTCGAGAAGGAGGTGGTGGTGATCACGTCGATGTTGTCCCGGGCGGTCTTGGCCGGGTTCATCATGAAGGCCTGGCCCATGCCGTAGGTGTCGCAGCCCTCGGCGAGCACCACCTGGTACTTCGAGGGCAGCGTGAGGCCGGGCACCTCGGAGTCGTCGAGGTCGCCCTCGTCGGTCATGCGCCAGTTCGCCATGGCGAAGCCGTAGAAGGCGCCCGAGTGGCCGCTGTAGATGATCACGTCGTTCGTGGCGAGCGCCGCCCGCAGGTCGTCCTCGAGCTGGATGCCGCCGGCGGCGGTGTCCGGATCGGTGTCGGTGCCCGGCTTGCCCCAGAAGAGGGAGACCTCGACCTCCACGGCCTTGCCGTTGGCCTGGATGGTGCGCTTCAGCGGGCCGGAGTCGCGCAGGTACTCGTCGTAGCTGCCCACCGGGCTCTCGAAGCCGCGGGCGATCAGCCAGTCGTAGACGGCCTCGCTGTGAACGAGGTGGTACTCCTTGTGGTAGTCCCAGCCGAAGTGGGCCGAGACGGTGAGCTTGCCGTCGTTGAAGAGCCGCCCGTAGTCGATCCAGGCGTCGATGCTCCGGGGCTGGGGCGTGATCTTCAGGTCGAGGGTCTCGACCCGGGCCGGATCGACGGTGGCGGGGTTGAAGTCCGACCAGGGGGAGGAGCGGTACCACTCGGCGTTGGTCTCGAGCTTCGCCATGTCGGTGTTGGAGATCTTGCCGACGATCAGGTCGAAGTGGTGGACGCCCTCCGCGTCGACGCGCGTGTCGAGGCGATCGATCAGGTCGTTGGCGCCGCCGACCTCCTGCATGAACTGGAAGGTGTAGGTCTCGCCCGAGACCAGCGTGAGGTTCAGATCCTCCCAGGAGCCGTTCTTGGTCATGCCCCGGAAGCCGCCGTAGTCCTTGTTGTCGTCGTGGCTGGACTTGTCGATGAGGTAGGCGTTGAGGAACCAGGCGATGACCACCTGCTTGAGGGAGACCAGCTCCCGGGCCCGCTCCAGCCGCTGATCTTCCGGCAGGCCGGCGTAGGAGGCCTCGAGGGTGACCGTGGTCGTCCCCTCGACCCGGTACTCGCGGGCGGTGGGGGCGAGGTAGTTGTCGGTCTTGCCGGGCAGCACGACCACGGCCTCCTCTTCGGTCGACTGCTTCTCGGGGCAGCCGCCGAGGAAGGTCAGCGCGGTGGCGAGGCAGAGCGAGAGGATCGAACGCGACGGGTGCATCATGGCCTTGGGTCCCTCCGGAGGCGTTGAACCCATGATGCTATCAACCCCTGGCGGACTTCGACAGGAGGAGAGGCAGCACTTTCGAGGCCGGGAGGCCTGAAGTAGCCTGCTCGGTATGGGGAACCGTCGCTGCTCTCGCCTCCTCGCCCTGCTGGCGCTGCTCGCGCCCGCCGGGGCGATCCACGCCCAGATCCTGCCCTTCGAGAGCGCCCAGACCTGGTCGTACCTCGGCCGCCCGAGCACCGGCTCGGCCCTGGCGGCGGGAGACTTCAACGGCGACGGGCACCTCGACCTCGCGGTGGGCGAGCCCGGTGCGACCAACGGGGGTTGGGTGGAGATCTTCCTCGGGAGCCCGACCGGGCTCGTCCCCGCTCCACCGGTGCCGGAGATTGCCCTCCAGCAGCCCCGGACCACCCCGGACACCGCGGCGCGCTTCGGAGCCGTGCTGCTGGCGGTCGACCTCAACGCCGACTCCTACTGGGAGCTCCTGATCGGAGCGCCGGGTTTCGATGCGGGGAGCGGCGCCGTCTGGGTCTTCGGC
Protein-coding regions in this window:
- a CDS encoding lamin tail domain-containing protein, producing the protein MMHPSRSILSLCLATALTFLGGCPEKQSTEEEAVVVLPGKTDNYLAPTAREYRVEGTTTVTLEASYAGLPEDQRLERARELVSLKQVVIAWFLNAYLIDKSSHDDNKDYGGFRGMTKNGSWEDLNLTLVSGETYTFQFMQEVGGANDLIDRLDTRVDAEGVHHFDLIVGKISNTDMAKLETNAEWYRSSPWSDFNPATVDPARVETLDLKITPQPRSIDAWIDYGRLFNDGKLTVSAHFGWDYHKEYHLVHSEAVYDWLIARGFESPVGSYDEYLRDSGPLKRTIQANGKAVEVEVSLFWGKPGTDTDPDTAAGGIQLEDDLRAALATNDVIIYSGHSGAFYGFAMANWRMTDEGDLDDSEVPGLTLPSKYQVVLAEGCDTYGMGQAFMMNPAKTARDNIDVITTTSFSNAGTASTVTDFLRAVLGTDAEGNQVAKKYGELLSDLDSNSSWFHTMYGVHGIDDNPHAHPYGNPAGLCGECKEDADCGGAGNLCAKLNDQERVCSFECTADDGCPAGYKCYDIARGSWLTTKACVPDGLSCEAPEPEPSSGGTVILNEIGADPPADLSGDWNGDGTRSASEDEFVELVNTTAEPLRIGGWTFSDGYGARFTFPSDAVIPARGAVLIFGGGTPGNFRGVQAFTSERGLGLNNTGDTLTLADERGSEVDRITYGAEGGQDASLVRGTDGDRSAGLVVHGGGGASPGTRQDGSDF